The Leucothrix mucor DSM 2157 DNA window AAGATTTTCCACCGTATGAGTTGGCTGTAGATCAAGGGCGTGAAATATGGGAAAAGCCGTTTGCGAATGGTAAAACGTATGCTGATTGCTTTGGCGGTGAGCTGTCTGAAATTCGTGCGCGTTATCCTTACTACAATGCTGAAAAAGATACCGTGCTGACGCTGGAAGCCGATATCAACGATTGTCGCGAAGCAAATGGTGAAAAGCCTTTTGGCTGGAAAAAGGGCGCTATTGCTGAGCTATCTGCATTTATTGCCTATGAGGGTCGTGGTAAGCCGGTGCAGGTGAAAATGCCTGAAACCGAAAAAGAACTGGCTTGGTATGATAAAGGTAAGCAGTTTTTCTATGCTAAACGCGGTCAACTGAATATGGCTTGCGCTGACTGTCATGTGTACTACTCTGGCAGAATGATTCGCTCAGAAACCTTGAGTCCTGCACTAGGTCATACGACTCATTTCCCCGTGTATCGCTCGAAATGGGGCAGTATGGGAACGTTGCACCGTCGCTATGCTGGTTGTAATGAAAACATTCGTGCCAAGTCGTTTAAAGCGCAGAGTGATGAGTATCGTGCATTAGAATACTTCCAGACAATTATGTCTAACGGGCTTGCCTTTAATGGCCCGGGCGCACGTAAGTAAGATCAGTATACCCCTTGAGCTTGGCTATCTGGCTAGGTCTAAGGGGTATCTAAGCATTTGTTTGAAGCTTTAATCTTCCTCTTTAGTAAAGAAGTTAAAGTTAATTGAGAAGCCCAAACCCTGTTCATCTGGTGCCACCAAAGTCACCAGTCTTTGAATCGCGGTCTCTAGCCTGATTTTTAACGGCAGGTCATCATCAGCCAACGCATAATCAATATCCATTGCTTCACTGTAGTAGGAATCACTCAGCGCCATCGCCTGATGATTACATGCCAACAGTAGTGCAATTGTAGTCGCCCTTACATACTTCATGGTTTCGCCCTTTTTTGCTGGTGTGTGATTTTTGTTTTTTGCGTGTTGCTTATAATTGTTTTTTATCGCGCTATTATTACAAATTGTTATACCACAAACAATCACAAAGCGCTGCGGACAACGCCTTGTGATTGGATTTAAGGGGAGGGCTGGAGCCGTGTTTAGAGGTCTAGATTTCTGAATTCTGCGACGGCTGGTGCGTGGTCAGAAGGGCGCTCCCAAGTGCGGGGCACTTTGTCGATATAGCTGGCAATACATTGTTCGCTGAGCAAGTTGCTGGTTAGGACAAGATCG harbors:
- the soxA gene encoding sulfur oxidation c-type cytochrome SoxA, whose protein sequence is MKKTAMTTLGLLALGAGFLFGSVANASPEEDQKSFQTFFKERFASTEFSDFQNGVYSIHPDSRKQWESIEDFPPYELAVDQGREIWEKPFANGKTYADCFGGELSEIRARYPYYNAEKDTVLTLEADINDCREANGEKPFGWKKGAIAELSAFIAYEGRGKPVQVKMPETEKELAWYDKGKQFFYAKRGQLNMACADCHVYYSGRMIRSETLSPALGHTTHFPVYRSKWGSMGTLHRRYAGCNENIRAKSFKAQSDEYRALEYFQTIMSNGLAFNGPGARK